The region AACAATCAGCATCATCGGAACAAATATTGTCCATCTGATCCGTTTTCCTCCTGGGTTCATTTTCTAACCTCCTGTTATTTTATTCGATTGTCTGCTATCTATAGTCCTCAACCCGGATGCCATGATTTGGGTTGCTCATGAAATCTGCTTCCCGTTAGCTTGATCCCCCTTTCTGCCGGATTTCATGCAGCATCTACTGCTAACTCACAGGTTGAGTGGACCAATACTAAACCCCGGATAAGTGGCTCAACTCTTGCTGAATGACACCGGACTTCAATAACTCATAAGCGTTTGCGATGTCGATGGTCAGGTTTCTGTCCTTAGCCAGGAAAGGTACTGCTTCGCGTATCTTTCGATAAACCACCTGCCCCGCAACCCCCAGCTTAAATTCCGGTTCCTGCCGTAAATCACAGGCTTGAGCGGCATGCATAGCCTCAATACCCAGAATATAATAAAGATTATCAATGATTTTTCTGGTCTTTTGCACCACATAGGGAGTGTTATTGGCATGGTCCTCGATATTGCCGGCCACCGCGTAGAAGTCCATGCTAACCGGATTGGCCAGATGCCTGATTTCCGCATCCAAAGCAGTAAAGGGTTTCTGAATGGTGCCAAAAGCGATTACATGGTCGGGATCAGGCGAGAGAAACCGGGGCAGGCCGCTGAAATATTCCGAACTTAGCTTAATTGTCCGGAAACAGGCTGCTTTAGACAAGTGGCTCAACGCGATCCCCAGCATTTCAAACCCGATGGCCCAGCTAACCGGCTCAAAGTTACCGCAGGACAGGATGGCATTCTGCTCAATCAGCACACAGGGGTTGTCATCAGATGAATTCAGTTGTATCTTCATCAGGTCTTCCACATACCGCAGGGCATCCCGCACAGCACCGTGAATATGGCAGGCGCAGCGGAAGGAGAGCGGGTCCTGGAGAGCGTCGGCAATACCCGGAATCCACAAATAGCTGCCGGTGAGCAATGCTCTGACATGAGCGGCGCTCTCATTTTGTCCCTTAAACGGCCTTATACGGTTAACCTCTTCATGTAGCGGACTGACATTACCTTTAAAAGCCTCAAGGCTAAAGCTGTAAATAATGTCGGCAAGCTCAACCAGTTTGGCGATGTCGTACAGAACAAGCGAGCCTTGACCGGC is a window of Sporomusaceae bacterium ACPt DNA encoding:
- the hutH_1 gene encoding Histidine ammonia-lyase: MKEDVVVLTGKTLTIEEVVRVARHNAKVEFHPEAQATCEKSREFVYRLAESNIPVYGFTTGVGANKDKKVEAAYYNEYNVSLVRSHCVAVGPEATLAEVRAMMVIRLNTLLLGNTGMSPAIAVMYRDMLNKEVTPVVPERGSIGEADIACLSHIALTMIGEGQAYYKGEKMAASAALAKAGLEPVMLGPKDGLALVSSNALAAGQGSLVLYDIAKLVELADIIYSFSLEAFKGNVSPLHEEVNRIRPFKGQNESAAHVRALLTGSYLWIPGIADALQDPLSFRCACHIHGAVRDALRYVEDLMKIQLNSSDDNPCVLIEQNAILSCGNFEPVSWAIGFEMLGIALSHLSKAACFRTIKLSSEYFSGLPRFLSPDPDHVIAFGTIQKPFTALDAEIRHLANPVSMDFYAVAGNIEDHANNTPYVVQKTRKIIDNLYYILGIEAMHAAQACDLRQEPEFKLGVAGQVVYRKIREAVPFLAKDRNLTIDIANAYELLKSGVIQQELSHLSGV